The genomic window TGTTGGTATTGGGTCATGTCGTGCCTCCGATGTGTAGCGTCCGTTTAGCGTCAATGCGAATGCGCATCGAGATCGGGGTAATGCAATGGTAAGCCGGTTGCGTCCGTTTCATACCGCGTGATATGCCAGCGTCCGAGATTGGCGCTTAGCAGAATATCCCGGTTCGCGCCGCAGAATGCGATGTTCGTTGGCGCTGCGATAATCGTGCCCTCGATGTCGTCAGCGAGTATTTCGAGATTGCCGTCGGCGCTGTGGCGGTAGATGCGATCAGGTCGGTAGCAGGCTATGTATAGGTTGCCGTCGGTATCGAATGCCACGCCGTCCGGCACTTTACCCGCGAGTTCAACGACGGTGCGCGCATCGCCGGCTGAGCCGTCCGGCGCAATCGCGATTTCCGCAACTCGTGGTGGATTCAGGCTCATCGCAACGAACAAGCTTGTGCCGTCCGGTCCAACACAAAGCCCGTTCGGGAACTCGCACAGCGTCCGAGTCCAGACTTTGGTCTCGCCGGAGGGTCTGACAACGAAAATCTTGCCGTTATCCGCTTTCCAGTCGCCGGAATCGCAGACATACAGATTGCCCTGCGTATCGAACGCAGGATAGTTTGGTGTGTAGAACGGTTCGTCGGGAGCGCCTGTGGAATACTTGCTGACATTGCCGTCCGGCGTAATTTTCATTACCGCGCGGTTGCCGGTGTCGCAGGCGTAGATGTTATGCTGCGCATCTAGCGCGAGTCCGAGGATGAACCCGCCGGTGTCCGCAATCTGCGTCGCCTCTTTGTGCTCGATGTCTATGCTGTATATCTGACCCGCCTCGCCGCCGGCGTAGCAGTAGCCGTCTAAGCCCCACGCGACGCCTTCCACATGGTCAAGCCCGTCCACCAACACGGATACATCGGTGTCATTGTTCAGCAGCGCCATGCCTGTACCTCCAATTGGATTTGCCATGCCGAAAGGCGGGATGTTTGCGGATATTATTTGGCTTAAGGGGCTTGGTAGAAGCCGGAATTAAGGAAGCCGCCGTCGATGGGGATGCCCACGCCGTTGATGTATCGCGCGCTGTCGCTGCATAGGAACAGCACCAGATCGGCAACTTCTTCCGGCAACACTTCCCGCCTGATCGGGAATCGCTTAAGCCGTTGTTCGCGTAGTTCAGGCTCCCGTTCATACACCATCTTTGTCATCGGCGTGAGCGCGACGCCCGGGCAGACCGCGTTGACATTTATGCCGTATTGCGCCCATTCCAGCCCCAGCTGCCCTGCGAAATTTATGAGCGCAGCCTTAGCAGGCCCGTATGCGCCGCGCTCCGGCACGGGTGACATCGCCGTAACTGACGACATCAGGACTACGCTGCCGCCATCGCCCTGCTCGACCATCTGTCTGCCAGCCTCACGGCAGAACAGGAACGCGCCGGTCAAGTGCGGTTGCAGTGATAATTGCCACTGGTCGAGCGACATGTCTAGCACCGGCGCCTTGATGTTCGTCCCCGCACAATGCACGAGGTAGTCCACGCGCCGTAGCCTATCGACGATTGACTTCACGCAGTCGATAACGGATTGTTCGTCGGTTACTTCGACCTGCAATGACACGGCTTGACCGCCGTCTGCCGTAATCGCAGATGCAACATTGGCGGCGCTCTCGCCGTTCATGTCTGCGACTACCACCGATGCTTCACGCACGGCAAACTTACGGCATATCTCGCTGCCAAGCCCGCCCGCGCCGCCTGTTACGATGGCAACCTTGCCTTCCATGTCCGAGCTATTCATGCCCGCCAACCTTCCTGCGTTCGTCAGTCTTGCGCCGCGCCTGCGCCGGACGCCCACGCGCCGAGCGCCATAAATCCGCCGTCCACATTGACATACTCGCCTGTCATGAAACTTGCCTTGTCACTGGCGAGAAACAGCACGACATTCGCAACGTCAACGCCCAGCCCAACCCTGCCGATCGGATGCCCTTTGCCCCAGTCCGCAATAATGTTGTCGGTGTCGCCGCCTTCCAGTCGTGCGACAGTCCGCACCATTTCGGTGTCGATTGTGCCAGGGCAAACTGCGAGCACGCGGACATTTTGCTCAGCGTAGTCGAGCGCCATCTGCCGTGTCAGCGAGAGCACGCCGCCCTTGCTCGCGGCATACGCTGGCACCAGCCTTTGCGATTGCAAGCCCTGCACGCTCGCAGTGTTGATAATCGCGCCGCCGCCGCGCTTGCGCATCTCCGGTATGGCGAACTTGGACATCAGGAAGTAGCTCTTCAAGTTGACATTAATAATCCTGTCCCACAGGTCTTCCGGTGTGTCCTCTACATTCTTGTACGAGTCCGGCGTTTGAATGCCTACATTATTGAATAGCACATCCACGCCGCCAAAAGCTTGCACTGTCTCAGCCACAACCCGGCTGCATTCCGCGCTCCTAGCGACATCCGCGACTACCAGCAACCCACCCTGCCCGAGCCGGTTGAGTTCGGATTCGACTCTGCGCCCAGCCTCTTCGTTCACATCCGCGATCGCAACTTGCGCGCCTTCTTTCGCAAACTCAAGCGCAGTGGCCTTGCCGATGCCGTGCGCGCCGCCGGTGACGATTACGACCTTGTCATCGAATGTGCCCATTGCTGCTCCCTTTTGCCGGTATTTCACCGGCGTCTCATTTGTTGGCGGGAAGTCACTTAACGCGCGCAAACCCAGCGAACGCTCTGCTTGGGCAAATCAAGCGCCTTTTCCGCAACGGTCGCCAGCATTCGCCATGTGGTCTCGTGGTGCGCGGTCGCTTCTACATCGCCGTAGTATGAATCGAGAAGCACGTAGGTGCAACCCAACTCTTGCAGCAGCTCAAGGTCGGCGCGAATCTGGTCGATTGTGCCTTCGCCGGTTAGACGATCGGCATTGTCCATCGGCGTGTCGGTAATGCGAAGGCGGATGCGCGGGCAGAGGTCCGGTACATCTTTGCCTTCCTCTTCTGCAAATCTTGTCAGCTTGGGTATGTCTATGTCTGCGAACTGGTCGTTCGAGATGCGTATCGGATGCCAAGCGTCCCCGTACCTCACTGCGCGACGAATCGCGGCGTCCGATGGACCACCGACCCATATCGGCGGATGCGGTTCTTGTATTGGCCGCGGAGTCGTGCGAATGTCTTCAAAACTGACGAACTCGCCTTCGAATGACGCTATATCTTGCGTCCACAGCGCTTTTATCGCTTGTAGATATTCGTCGGTCATCGCGCCGCGCCGGTTGAACGGCACGCCTAGCACATTGAACTCGCCTTCCGCCCAGCCAACTCCAACGCCGAATATGAGCCTGCCGCCGCTCAGTTGGTCGATGTTCGCACCCGCTTTCGCCGTCTCAAGCGGGTGGCGATACGGCACGATGATGACCGTGCTACCAATCTCCATTTCGGTGATTCCGGCAAGCCAGCCCAGCGTGCTCAGCGGTTCGTAGAATGGCTCGGGGTATCGTCCATGCACATCGGGCGTTATGGCAATATGGTCGGATGTCATTACCAGGTGATAGCCTAGTGTCTCAGAGAGTTCGATCGTCTTGCGAAAGGCTTCAGGGTTTGCGGCAGGTCCAAAGTTGATGAGGTTCACGCCTACTTTCATGGTCTCCTCCGGTTCTACCTTGGAATGGGATGCGCCGCGCTAAAGCGTCAAGGCAGGAAGCCCGAACTCACCGGCGCAGCGAAAAAACAGACCGTGCAACACAGAAATGTCGCATCATTCGATACGCAAGAAAATTGGCGGGAGCGAGAGGGAGTCGAACCCACCGTCCCGACCGAAGGGCCGGGACCATCGGATTTGAAGTCCGTGGAACCCACCGGAGCACATCCGCTCCCGCGTTGGTGGTGTTTCTGCTTTGGTGTGCCAGTATAACAGAAATGCCGAGCGTGTCAGGCAGATGCTACCGTCGGCGTCTGTATTCGATGAAGTCGGTGATGATGGCGTCCACCTCTTCCCACCACAGGCTGCCTAGAATCAGCCCTTTCGGCACATCGAACACCATCCAGCCTTGCACCTGAAACTCGCGGTCGAGTTCGATGGCACCCCACAGGAACGGCGTGTACAAGTCAGTCTCGGGGTCGGCAGTGTCCACGACGCGCGACGCCTCGAACGGGTCAACCGCGTTGATGCGCTCGCCGCGCCTGTCGCCGAGCTGCGCTGCGTCTTCGTCGATGAGCAAGGGCGTAACCAGGCTGGTGCGGTTGACTAGCGTTATGTCGAGCAGCACCAGCTGACGATTGGACGCTCTAGGGCGTATGACGCGGTACTGTCCGGCACCGTCCGTGAACGCGACCTTATCCACGATGAGCGGATGCGTCGTGTGCACTTCGAGGCTCCTGCCACGCGCGGATACCCTCTCCGGCTCATCGCTGCCACAGGACAGCAGTGCGAACGATGTCGCCAATAGGAGGAACAGCGCAAGCGGCGACAGGCAGCCGGATATTCCCTTAAACTTACTCGCCTTGAACCAATGTGACTTTTGCGTCAGGTGCGAAATTTGTGCTTTCAATTCTGTCGTCGTGCTTCCTGTTCAATCTGTAATATCAATTCTGAATGCGAACTACGCCAGCGACTGCCAATGCAGCGCTGCGATATTATCTCGCAGCGGACAGCGACGGCATTGCCCGTAGCTTGGCTATCATATCCGGCAATACGGACAGCACATAGTCAATTTCGGCGTCTGTGTTTTCCTGTCCGATGGTAAATCGCAAGCTGCTCTGTGCCATTTCCGCCGTCAGCCCGATGGCAAGCAACACATGCGACGGCTCCAACGATGCGGACGAACAAGCGCTTCCACTTGACGCGCAGATGCCCGCGAAGTCCAGCCCGAGCAGCACAGGCTCGCCTTCGACGCCTCTGAACGACAAATTCACATTGCTGGGCAGTCGTTGTGCCGGGTGACCGTTGAGCTTTACACCGTCAATCGTCTCGAATATACCCTGCGTCAGCCGTTCGCGTAGTCGTAGGCAGTGTGCCGAGCTCGCTTCCCGTTCCTGTGCGGCGAGACGCAGCGCCTCGCCGAATCCGACGATGCCGGGCACATTCTCGGTGCCGGAGCGCCGCTGTCGTTCTTGACCGCCGCCTGCGT from Chloroflexota bacterium includes these protein-coding regions:
- a CDS encoding SDR family oxidoreductase — protein: MNSSDMEGKVAIVTGGAGGLGSEICRKFAVREASVVVADMNGESAANVASAITADGGQAVSLQVEVTDEQSVIDCVKSIVDRLRRVDYLVHCAGTNIKAPVLDMSLDQWQLSLQPHLTGAFLFCREAGRQMVEQGDGGSVVLMSSVTAMSPVPERGAYGPAKAALINFAGQLGLEWAQYGINVNAVCPGVALTPMTKMVYEREPELREQRLKRFPIRREVLPEEVADLVLFLCSDSARYINGVGIPIDGGFLNSGFYQAP
- a CDS encoding glucose 1-dehydrogenase, whose protein sequence is MGTFDDKVVIVTGGAHGIGKATALEFAKEGAQVAIADVNEEAGRRVESELNRLGQGGLLVVADVARSAECSRVVAETVQAFGGVDVLFNNVGIQTPDSYKNVEDTPEDLWDRIINVNLKSYFLMSKFAIPEMRKRGGGAIINTASVQGLQSQRLVPAYAASKGGVLSLTRQMALDYAEQNVRVLAVCPGTIDTEMVRTVARLEGGDTDNIIADWGKGHPIGRVGLGVDVANVVLFLASDKASFMTGEYVNVDGGFMALGAWASGAGAAQD
- a CDS encoding TIGR03619 family F420-dependent LLM class oxidoreductase; protein product: MKVGVNLINFGPAANPEAFRKTIELSETLGYHLVMTSDHIAITPDVHGRYPEPFYEPLSTLGWLAGITEMEIGSTVIIVPYRHPLETAKAGANIDQLSGGRLIFGVGVGWAEGEFNVLGVPFNRRGAMTDEYLQAIKALWTQDIASFEGEFVSFEDIRTTPRPIQEPHPPIWVGGPSDAAIRRAVRYGDAWHPIRISNDQFADIDIPKLTRFAEEEGKDVPDLCPRIRLRITDTPMDNADRLTGEGTIDQIRADLELLQELGCTYVLLDSYYGDVEATAHHETTWRMLATVAEKALDLPKQSVRWVCAR